A genomic segment from Halobacteriovorax sp. DA5 encodes:
- a CDS encoding AMP-binding protein: MKRKYVDHYSSFNINEFNKFFDGDINNSINAAVECCDRYAATDKVALYWEGVNGEEEVITFKKLKEETSRLANFLVAQGVKPGDVISGLLPRTPELLYTILGAWKAGVVYQPLFTAFGPKAIEQRLNSSQANIVFTDDTNRAKLDELPMNPKKCVLVRSDDYQLAQDDINFKKAMDEQSTNFAPVMRKGEDTFCLLSTSGTTGLPKAVPVPLFALSSFKQYMDLAVDLKPTDRFWNLADPGWAYGLYYSVIGPLVNGNALLFYEGGFSAESTVRVIQKYKITNLAGSPTAFRLLIGNGEEVSKAIKGQLRAVSSAGEPLNPEVINWFKDKLDVVINDHYGQTETGMTVNNHHELEHEIKPGSMGYAMPGYTVVILDENGKVAPPNTPGVIAVDIANSPIMWFKGYLKADTPAIANGFYTTGDTAEQTEDGRITYVGRNDDVITSSGYRIGPFDVESVLLEHPCVLETAVIGKPDPKRTEIVKAFVVLNKGFVASKELEDELSQFVKKGLAAHAYPREIEFIDELPKTPSGKIQRFLLKRRED, from the coding sequence ATGAAAAGAAAATACGTAGATCACTATAGTAGTTTCAACATTAATGAGTTTAATAAGTTCTTCGATGGAGATATCAATAACTCAATCAATGCTGCTGTCGAGTGTTGTGATCGCTATGCGGCTACAGATAAGGTTGCTCTCTACTGGGAGGGAGTTAATGGTGAGGAAGAAGTCATCACATTTAAGAAGTTAAAAGAAGAAACTTCCAGACTTGCAAACTTTCTTGTGGCCCAAGGAGTAAAACCAGGAGACGTCATTTCAGGACTTCTGCCACGAACTCCAGAGCTTCTTTATACAATCCTAGGTGCGTGGAAAGCTGGTGTTGTCTATCAACCACTCTTTACAGCTTTTGGTCCGAAGGCTATTGAGCAAAGACTAAATTCAAGTCAGGCCAATATCGTTTTTACCGATGATACCAATCGTGCAAAATTAGATGAACTACCGATGAATCCTAAGAAGTGTGTGCTTGTTCGATCTGATGATTACCAATTGGCACAAGACGATATTAATTTTAAGAAGGCCATGGATGAGCAAAGTACAAATTTTGCACCAGTCATGAGAAAGGGCGAAGATACTTTCTGTCTTCTTTCAACTTCTGGAACCACAGGACTGCCAAAGGCTGTACCTGTTCCACTATTTGCCCTCTCTTCGTTTAAGCAATATATGGATCTTGCAGTTGACCTAAAACCAACTGATCGCTTTTGGAACCTGGCCGATCCAGGCTGGGCCTATGGACTTTATTATTCAGTTATTGGTCCACTTGTAAATGGAAATGCACTGCTTTTTTATGAAGGTGGGTTTAGTGCTGAAAGTACAGTTAGAGTAATTCAAAAATATAAGATAACAAATTTAGCAGGCTCTCCAACGGCCTTTAGGTTATTAATCGGAAATGGAGAAGAAGTATCAAAGGCGATAAAGGGACAGTTAAGAGCTGTCAGTAGTGCTGGAGAACCTCTTAACCCAGAAGTTATAAACTGGTTTAAAGATAAGCTTGATGTTGTTATTAACGATCACTACGGCCAAACTGAAACCGGAATGACGGTAAATAATCACCATGAACTCGAGCATGAAATTAAGCCAGGAAGTATGGGCTATGCTATGCCTGGCTATACCGTTGTCATCCTTGATGAGAACGGAAAAGTTGCACCACCAAATACTCCAGGAGTCATTGCTGTTGATATCGCAAACTCTCCCATTATGTGGTTTAAAGGTTATCTAAAGGCCGACACACCGGCCATCGCAAATGGTTTTTACACAACTGGTGATACGGCAGAACAAACAGAAGATGGACGTATAACTTATGTCGGTCGAAACGATGATGTTATCACTTCATCAGGTTATCGAATTGGGCCATTTGATGTTGAAAGTGTTCTTCTTGAGCATCCTTGTGTTTTAGAGACGGCCGTCATTGGAAAGCCTGATCCAAAAAGAACTGAAATCGTTAAAGCATTTGTTGTCTTAAACAAAGGCTTTGTGGCGTCAAAAGAATTAGAAGATGAATTAAGTCAATTTGTAAAAAAAGGACTAGCTGCCCATGCCTACCCACGTGAAATAGAGTTCATTGACGAACTTCCAAAAACTCCAAGTGGGAAGATTCAGCGCTTTCTTTTAAAAAGACGTGAAGATTAA
- the rluF gene encoding 23S rRNA pseudouridine(2604) synthase RluF encodes MRINKYISQSGICSRREVDELIEQQVVKINGVLADIGATVNEGDIVEVRGQVVKPKVAEKEIIIALNKPRGIVSTTESSEKDNIVDYVNHVERIFPIGRLDKDSQGLIFLTNNGDIVNKILRAGNNHEKEYVVTVDKPINDNFINGMGAGVPILGTMTKKCKVEQMSLMVFKITLVQGLNRQIRRMCEYFGYNVTKLDRVRIMNVSLDGLGVGDWRELNEREIATLYKLIEGSSSEDAKAIKKAPAKKPQQPQKKKKSKYDKLFKDLDKEFNFSGKTTKREEKRKQNAKGKHRRR; translated from the coding sequence ATGAGAATCAATAAATACATTAGCCAAAGTGGTATCTGCTCTCGTCGTGAAGTTGACGAATTAATTGAACAGCAAGTTGTTAAGATCAACGGTGTTCTTGCAGACATCGGTGCCACAGTTAATGAAGGAGATATTGTTGAAGTTCGTGGCCAGGTCGTTAAACCAAAGGTTGCTGAAAAAGAAATTATTATTGCTCTAAATAAGCCTCGCGGTATTGTCTCAACAACTGAAAGTAGTGAGAAAGACAATATTGTCGACTACGTTAATCACGTGGAAAGAATCTTTCCTATTGGACGCCTAGACAAGGACTCACAAGGACTCATCTTTCTAACAAATAACGGTGACATCGTTAACAAAATCTTACGTGCTGGAAATAATCACGAAAAAGAGTATGTCGTCACAGTTGATAAACCAATCAATGATAACTTCATTAATGGTATGGGCGCAGGTGTTCCAATTCTAGGAACGATGACGAAGAAATGTAAAGTTGAACAAATGAGTTTAATGGTTTTTAAAATTACTCTTGTTCAGGGGCTAAATCGTCAGATTCGTCGTATGTGTGAATACTTTGGCTACAATGTCACTAAGCTTGATCGTGTTCGTATCATGAATGTAAGTCTTGATGGCCTTGGAGTTGGAGACTGGCGTGAGTTAAATGAGAGAGAAATTGCGACTCTCTACAAATTAATTGAGGGTTCTTCATCAGAAGATGCAAAAGCTATTAAAAAAGCTCCTGCTAAGAAACCGCAACAGCCACAGAAAAAGAAAAAAAGTAAGTATGACAAACTCTTTAAAGATTTAGATAAGGAGTTTAACTTCAGTGGTAAGACAACAAAACGTGAAGAGAAGCGCAAGCAAAATGCTAAAGGCAAACACCGTCGTCGTTAA
- a CDS encoding M23 family metallopeptidase, producing the protein MLISKMSKLFISLILLSGLTGCQQVYVSQNVEASSSTTMIPKSPLIHTTIVKKGEIKRGQGLYQALQNINIDNKQALNLINQLRDEVEFSKLKVGDRLEATFDEYNKLIKFSFAQNDYETHVVSLNEDTGKWDYSLSELDTYWQPRMIEGQLNSGSTLQDDLLAMGLERSVVNEVVNVLLCKVNFRMNARAGDNYRVLLSERKHSKKTVQTKVLFTSYSGVKAGSHEAYFYEDQEKSSTYTAHYTPNGQALINSGLRYPLPRLHIRSSYGWRMHPVTGKRAMHRGIDLRGRTGERVHAVAAGKVIMSTYNEFAGNKIGIRHRDGSTSLYYHLHRRNVKVGAWVRSHEVIGTVGATGRVTGPHLHFGFKDSRGRWLNPLNKRMIATPKLTGERLANLQNQVSKIIGVVADLQISKESKYLVANLDKIKRFPSALDNFSFLPKE; encoded by the coding sequence ATGCTTATTAGTAAGATGTCGAAATTATTTATTAGCTTAATTCTATTAAGTGGCCTTACTGGCTGCCAACAAGTTTATGTGTCTCAAAATGTAGAAGCATCTAGCTCTACTACTATGATTCCTAAGAGTCCTCTTATTCATACAACTATTGTTAAGAAGGGTGAGATCAAAAGAGGCCAAGGTCTATATCAGGCACTACAAAATATTAATATCGATAATAAGCAGGCCCTTAATCTAATCAATCAACTTAGAGATGAAGTTGAGTTTTCAAAGCTGAAAGTAGGGGATCGATTAGAAGCAACATTCGACGAATACAACAAACTTATTAAATTTTCTTTTGCTCAAAATGATTATGAAACACATGTCGTTTCTTTAAATGAAGATACTGGTAAGTGGGATTACTCATTAAGTGAGTTAGATACGTATTGGCAACCTCGTATGATCGAGGGACAACTAAACTCTGGCTCGACACTACAAGATGATCTTTTGGCCATGGGGCTAGAAAGATCAGTTGTTAATGAAGTTGTTAACGTTTTACTTTGCAAGGTTAACTTTAGAATGAATGCTCGTGCGGGAGACAACTACAGAGTTCTTCTTAGTGAAAGAAAACATTCTAAAAAAACAGTTCAAACGAAAGTTCTTTTTACTTCTTATAGTGGAGTAAAAGCTGGCAGTCATGAAGCTTATTTCTATGAAGACCAAGAGAAAAGTTCGACTTATACAGCACACTATACACCAAATGGTCAGGCCCTAATTAATTCTGGGCTTCGCTATCCACTTCCAAGACTTCACATTCGTTCAAGCTATGGCTGGCGTATGCACCCTGTAACGGGTAAGCGAGCTATGCACAGAGGAATTGATTTAAGAGGAAGAACTGGAGAGAGGGTTCATGCCGTTGCAGCTGGAAAAGTAATCATGTCTACTTACAATGAATTTGCGGGAAATAAGATTGGGATTAGACATAGAGATGGATCAACTTCTCTTTACTATCACCTTCACCGCCGTAATGTGAAAGTAGGTGCATGGGTTAGGTCTCATGAAGTGATTGGAACAGTAGGAGCTACTGGAAGAGTTACTGGGCCACACCTACATTTTGGATTTAAAGATTCGAGAGGTAGATGGCTGAATCCTTTAAATAAAAGAATGATCGCAACTCCTAAGCTTACTGGAGAGCGCCTTGCTAATTTACAAAATCAAGTGAGTAAAATTATAGGTGTGGTTGCTGATTTACAAATTAGTAAAGAATCAAAATATCTTGTCGCTAATTTAGATAAGATCAAGCGTTTCCCGAGTGCTCTTGATAATTTTAGCTTTTTACCTAAAGAATAA
- a CDS encoding GrpB family protein, with translation MENKIELVEYNDFWLKVFEKESQSLAKLLRNNLMGCEHIGSTAMPKVVARPTLDILCIVHTLDGIEMFRNEFKAQGFSLTSNDSKHFLFERKAPEGNRVLTSVRILKKGDESISDILDFRDYLNAEPMIATEYKNAKLNLIQNHSNDIALYEEMKTRFIEAVLSKIS, from the coding sequence ATGGAAAATAAGATAGAATTAGTAGAATATAATGATTTTTGGTTAAAAGTATTTGAAAAAGAGAGTCAGTCTCTGGCAAAGCTTTTGAGAAATAATTTAATGGGTTGTGAGCATATTGGCTCGACTGCTATGCCAAAAGTTGTTGCTCGTCCAACCCTTGATATTCTATGTATTGTCCATACTCTTGATGGCATTGAAATGTTTCGAAATGAATTCAAGGCCCAAGGATTTTCCCTAACTTCAAATGATTCAAAACACTTCTTATTTGAGCGTAAAGCACCTGAAGGCAATAGAGTGCTGACAAGTGTGCGTATTCTTAAAAAAGGTGATGAAAGTATCAGTGATATCTTAGACTTTAGAGATTATTTAAATGCAGAGCCTATGATTGCGACTGAGTATAAGAATGCAAAGTTGAATCTCATACAAAATCACTCAAATGATATTGCTCTTTATGAAGAAATGAAGACAAGATTTATTGAGGCCGTATTATCTAAGATCAGTTAG
- a CDS encoding YeiH family protein has product MKNQSVKKLLFIVLSILCLSPWVSSATALFAGIIFSLFIGNPFQEWTTKAVKKLLALAVIGLGAGMDLNVVTKVGLQSVGFTALSILAVFVVGTLLGKLFKTPLNTTLLINSGTAICGGSAIAAVAPVIKAKNHEVTVSLAVVFTLNAVALFVFPWVGHLLKIDQTSFGLWSALAIHDTSSVVGASLSYGPQALEVGTIVKLVRALWIIPLALIFSVTTAMQLKKQGASVQTKTKKPWFILGFITAAALVTFIPELKSPGLMIYAGAKKLMVLTLFYIGSSITLDHIKEAGIKPMLQGVILWCFTAISTLTLIMTNIINFK; this is encoded by the coding sequence ATGAAAAATCAAAGCGTAAAGAAATTACTATTCATCGTCCTCTCTATCCTATGTTTAAGTCCGTGGGTGTCTTCAGCGACGGCCCTTTTTGCAGGAATCATATTCTCACTATTTATAGGAAATCCATTTCAAGAATGGACTACTAAAGCAGTAAAGAAGTTATTGGCCCTAGCTGTAATTGGTCTAGGAGCGGGAATGGATTTGAATGTAGTGACAAAAGTTGGATTGCAGTCAGTTGGGTTTACGGCACTTAGTATACTGGCAGTATTTGTTGTAGGAACTTTACTAGGAAAACTTTTTAAAACACCGCTAAATACAACACTTTTAATAAACTCCGGAACGGCCATATGTGGAGGTAGTGCAATTGCAGCTGTCGCTCCTGTTATCAAAGCAAAGAATCATGAGGTAACAGTCTCATTGGCCGTGGTATTTACATTAAACGCCGTTGCTCTCTTTGTTTTTCCATGGGTTGGTCACTTATTAAAAATAGATCAGACATCATTTGGACTTTGGTCGGCTTTGGCGATTCACGATACAAGCTCTGTTGTTGGAGCATCACTGAGTTATGGACCGCAGGCACTTGAGGTTGGAACAATTGTCAAATTAGTTCGTGCACTATGGATTATTCCATTAGCACTTATCTTTAGTGTTACAACTGCCATGCAACTTAAAAAGCAAGGTGCATCTGTTCAAACAAAAACAAAGAAGCCTTGGTTTATTTTAGGATTCATCACGGCAGCAGCACTTGTCACTTTTATCCCAGAATTAAAGTCGCCAGGACTAATGATTTACGCCGGAGCAAAAAAGCTTATGGTTTTAACTCTCTTTTATATCGGTTCGAGTATTACATTAGATCATATTAAAGAGGCAGGAATTAAGCCTATGCTTCAAGGTGTGATACTTTGGTGTTTCACAGCAATCTCAACACTTACTTTAATCATGACTAATATTATAAATTTCAAATAA
- a CDS encoding SAM-dependent methyltransferase, whose amino-acid sequence MSQQQFIFICTNPGNEILLKEEVKNFYPEFTFSFSKKGFVTFKNTGVVYDLKTISQLQLTFATRCGIFYGKSKPETIVEDVKSSGLDIENFMIHSFAIGCETDFDAEAVFGREVNAYSAEGKTVIDLISLGPDEIWFGAHSVASGCTRYPNSMVEVDVPENAVSKGYLKLAQIVKLYAVKLFKGDLWLDFGCAPGGASQFLLNEGCKVVGIDPAKNDPSLANNKNFSHIKRSVQDLSHEDLPEEVRWIHADININPKQSIKEVLRLAKKYNRTLKGVIFTVQVVKMEYIENIESFEDQFYDWGFNNIISRQVPSHKKEYIILATR is encoded by the coding sequence ATGAGTCAGCAACAATTTATTTTTATTTGTACGAACCCAGGTAATGAAATTCTTTTAAAAGAAGAAGTTAAAAACTTCTATCCAGAATTTACCTTTAGCTTTTCAAAGAAGGGCTTTGTTACATTTAAAAATACTGGTGTCGTTTATGACTTAAAAACCATCTCTCAACTACAGCTTACTTTTGCTACACGTTGTGGGATTTTTTATGGAAAGTCGAAACCGGAGACGATCGTTGAAGATGTAAAGAGTAGCGGCCTTGATATCGAAAATTTTATGATTCATAGCTTTGCAATTGGCTGCGAAACTGACTTTGATGCCGAGGCGGTTTTTGGACGAGAAGTGAATGCTTACAGTGCTGAAGGAAAGACTGTTATTGATTTAATTAGTCTTGGCCCTGATGAAATTTGGTTTGGTGCCCACTCTGTTGCAAGTGGTTGTACTCGCTATCCTAATTCAATGGTGGAAGTTGATGTTCCTGAGAATGCAGTTTCTAAAGGATATTTAAAACTTGCTCAAATTGTAAAACTCTATGCCGTTAAATTATTCAAAGGTGATTTATGGCTAGACTTTGGTTGTGCCCCTGGTGGAGCGTCACAGTTTCTTTTGAATGAAGGCTGCAAGGTTGTGGGAATTGATCCTGCAAAAAATGATCCAAGTTTAGCTAATAATAAAAACTTCTCACACATCAAAAGATCGGTTCAAGACCTTTCTCATGAAGACCTGCCAGAAGAGGTTCGCTGGATTCATGCAGATATTAATATTAATCCGAAGCAATCCATTAAAGAGGTTTTACGTCTTGCTAAGAAGTATAACCGCACACTAAAAGGTGTTATTTTCACCGTTCAGGTTGTGAAGATGGAATATATTGAGAATATCGAATCATTTGAAGATCAATTCTATGATTGGGGATTTAACAATATTATTAGCCGCCAAGTTCCATCACATAAGAAAGAGTATATTATCTTAGCTACAAGATAG
- a CDS encoding helix-turn-helix domain-containing protein: MQNTTTLNIHILDCKDSLKSTTQNFIDYFEILRYINDKVIFNITNQMNTKITAGKVADYLILPPCYKPQKATKEEARIISAHISSEKSKIVACCGGALKLASTGALDRRKATTHWLFEKKLKTEYPKVNVEAHRTIIESGKIITAGGVLSYLDVICLIIKKELGKKTARKYNEIIQGPGIREYQIPKQKRDGNPELNNLFAIYDKLKGEDISLTNIAQDMGMSPRAFQRHLNEKYGITFRDSLKKYRLKKVQEYILKNIPIKEISFRLGFIDDMSFRRFFKKEMKMPISQYRDLLLLNI; the protein is encoded by the coding sequence ATGCAAAATACGACAACATTAAATATTCATATTCTAGATTGTAAAGATTCTTTAAAAAGCACAACACAAAACTTTATCGATTACTTTGAAATACTAAGATATATAAATGATAAGGTTATATTTAATATCACTAACCAAATGAACACAAAAATAACAGCAGGAAAAGTAGCGGACTACCTTATCCTTCCCCCTTGCTACAAGCCTCAAAAGGCCACAAAAGAGGAAGCTAGAATAATAAGTGCCCATATATCATCAGAAAAATCAAAAATAGTAGCATGCTGTGGTGGAGCACTAAAACTAGCATCCACAGGAGCACTTGATAGAAGAAAAGCAACAACACATTGGCTATTTGAAAAGAAGTTAAAAACAGAGTATCCAAAAGTTAATGTCGAGGCCCACAGAACAATCATTGAATCAGGAAAGATTATTACGGCAGGCGGAGTTCTTAGTTACCTTGATGTCATTTGCCTAATAATAAAGAAAGAGCTGGGGAAAAAGACAGCCAGAAAGTATAACGAAATTATCCAAGGGCCAGGGATTCGTGAGTATCAAATACCAAAGCAGAAAAGAGATGGTAATCCTGAGTTAAATAATTTGTTTGCAATATACGACAAGCTAAAAGGCGAAGATATTTCCTTAACAAATATTGCACAAGACATGGGTATGTCACCTCGAGCTTTTCAACGCCATCTTAATGAGAAGTACGGAATAACTTTTCGCGACAGCCTAAAAAAATATCGTCTAAAGAAAGTTCAAGAATATATTCTAAAAAATATTCCTATAAAAGAAATCTCTTTCAGACTCGGTTTTATAGATGATATGAGCTTTAGACGTTTCTTTAAGAAGGAAATGAAAATGCCAATTTCTCAATACAGAGACCTTCTCTTATTGAACATATAG